A genome region from Pleurocapsa minor HA4230-MV1 includes the following:
- a CDS encoding prohibitin family protein — translation MKKQFSLSDRLIIPISLIILILFVGFNSFVILNPGQAGVISILGKAKDGVLLEGIHFKPPLVSTVDTYDLTVQKFEVPGQSSTKDLQDLSARFAINFRLDPIQVVEILRKQGTLANIVSNIIAPQTQESFKIAAARRTVEEAITKRNELKQDFDDALSERLEKYGIIVLDTSVVDLDFSPEFAKAVEEKQIAEQRSKRAVYVAQEAEQTAQADINRATGRAEAQRLLAETLKAEGGQLVLQKEAIQAWREGGSQMPKVLVMGGKEQAGVPFLFNLGGVEQ, via the coding sequence TTGAAAAAACAATTTTCTCTAAGCGATCGACTGATAATACCCATCAGCTTGATCATATTGATCCTCTTCGTTGGGTTTAATAGCTTTGTCATTCTCAATCCTGGACAGGCTGGAGTAATCAGCATCCTAGGAAAAGCCAAAGATGGAGTTTTACTTGAGGGAATTCATTTTAAACCACCTTTAGTTTCCACTGTAGACACTTACGATCTAACAGTGCAAAAATTTGAAGTGCCAGGACAAAGCTCCACTAAAGATCTTCAGGATTTATCAGCGCGTTTTGCAATTAACTTTCGACTCGATCCTATTCAGGTAGTTGAAATACTTAGAAAACAGGGAACATTAGCTAATATTGTCTCCAATATCATTGCCCCTCAAACTCAAGAATCTTTTAAAATTGCTGCTGCCAGAAGAACAGTTGAAGAAGCTATCACTAAAAGAAATGAACTTAAGCAAGACTTTGATGATGCTTTGAGTGAAAGACTTGAAAAATATGGAATTATCGTACTCGATACCAGTGTAGTCGATTTAGACTTTTCCCCAGAGTTTGCCAAAGCAGTAGAAGAAAAACAAATCGCCGAACAAAGATCTAAAAGAGCTGTTTATGTGGCTCAAGAAGCAGAACAAACGGCACAAGCTGACATTAACCGCGCTACGGGAAGAGCTGAAGCTCAAAGGTTACTAGCTGAAACCCTCAAAGCTGAAGGTGGTCAACTAGTATTGCAAAAAGAGGCAATTCAAGCCTGGAGAGAAGGTGGTTCTCAAATGCCCAAAGTCTTAGTAATGGGAGGAAAAGAGCAAGCAGGTGTTCCTTTTTTGTTTAATCTTGGCGGTGTTGAGCAGTAA
- a CDS encoding ssl1498 family light-harvesting-like protein: MNKLNISNTITLEDKVIAHHTSDGSELIPAEVRAGTREELNQRQNKSLKAGYTVDDEGIINNYAAEPNTSLANYPSPEQQKRYIFLGIGATLFVTVLLAIAFTVS, encoded by the coding sequence ATGAACAAATTAAACATTTCCAATACCATCACCCTTGAAGATAAGGTAATAGCGCATCATACTAGTGATGGAAGTGAATTAATCCCCGCTGAGGTACGAGCAGGTACCAGAGAAGAACTCAATCAACGTCAGAATAAATCATTGAAAGCTGGTTATACCGTTGATGATGAAGGGATCATTAATAACTATGCAGCCGAACCTAATACGTCCTTAGCAAACTATCCATCCCCAGAACAGCAAAAACGTTATATCTTCCTAGGAATAGGGGCTACGTTGTTTGTTACTGTCTTATTAGCGATCGCATTTACAGTCAGCTAA
- a CDS encoding SDR family oxidoreductase has translation MTTALITGASMGIGEKFARELASRQTNLVLVARSQAKLDNLATELSNQYQIKTTVIAQDLTTAGARQAVFDKVQAQGLTIDLLINNAGFGDYGAFSDRSLSKMMDMVQLNIAAVVELTGLFLPLMQERRDGAIINVSSIAAFQPIPYMSVYAASKAFILNFSEALWAENKDLGVKVLAVCPGPTESEFYERANFPDSATALNKTTTASAERVVQESLKALAKNHSTAVVGGFTNQIIVNLPRLMPRDLLVNVVGKQFKNI, from the coding sequence ATGACAACGGCTTTAATTACTGGGGCATCAATGGGAATTGGCGAGAAATTTGCCAGAGAATTAGCATCTAGACAAACTAACTTGGTTTTAGTAGCGCGATCGCAAGCTAAGTTAGATAACTTAGCCACAGAATTAAGCAATCAATACCAAATCAAAACGACCGTAATTGCGCAAGATTTGACCACAGCAGGCGCAAGACAAGCCGTATTTGACAAGGTTCAGGCACAGGGTTTAACTATTGATTTATTGATTAATAATGCGGGATTTGGCGATTATGGTGCTTTTAGCGATCGCTCTTTAAGCAAGATGATGGACATGGTGCAGCTGAATATCGCTGCTGTAGTTGAACTGACAGGCTTGTTTTTACCTCTGATGCAAGAGAGAAGAGACGGGGCTATTATTAATGTCTCGTCGATCGCTGCTTTTCAGCCCATTCCCTATATGTCTGTTTATGCAGCAAGCAAAGCCTTTATCTTGAATTTTAGTGAGGCATTGTGGGCCGAAAACAAAGATTTGGGAGTCAAGGTTTTAGCGGTCTGTCCTGGCCCAACGGAATCAGAATTTTACGAGCGGGCAAATTTTCCTGATTCAGCAACAGCATTAAACAAAACGACCACGGCTTCGGCAGAGAGAGTTGTTCAAGAGAGCTTGAAAGCTTTGGCAAAAAATCATTCTACCGCTGTAGTAGGTGGCTTTACCAACCAAATTATTGTCAATTTACCCAGACTGATGCCAAGAGATTTGCTAGTCAATGTAGTGGGTAAGCAATTTAAAAATATTTGA
- a CDS encoding alpha/beta hydrolase: MPSITILTTPHIYELTAPVVDSKRPVLVFVHGWLLSRRYWQPLVHLLQSEYQCLIYDARGFGESQLNHLAESPSIVTLQHSTVTAGELLDPKKYSLRAYAEDLGYLLESLSIKHAWVIGHSLGGSVALWAAELYPEVVKGVVCLNAGGGIYLKEEFERFRNAGQQLVKFRPRWLSYVPFLNLIFSRMMVARPLPLEWGRQRVLDFIQADEQAAMGALLESTTETEVHLLPQLVSRLQQPVYFIAGDRDRVMEIKYVKHLASFHSLFASEDSNVFQIDNCGHLGMIEAPDEVASIVQGILSKYQN, from the coding sequence ATGCCATCCATAACCATACTAACGACACCTCATATCTATGAGCTAACTGCACCTGTCGTCGACTCGAAACGACCTGTACTGGTATTTGTGCATGGTTGGCTGCTCAGTCGTCGCTATTGGCAGCCGTTGGTACATCTTTTACAATCTGAATATCAATGTTTAATTTACGATGCTAGAGGCTTTGGGGAGTCTCAACTAAACCATTTAGCTGAATCTCCGTCAATTGTCACTCTTCAGCATTCTACTGTTACTGCGGGTGAGTTGTTAGACCCTAAAAAATATAGTTTGAGAGCTTATGCAGAAGATCTCGGTTATTTACTGGAAAGTTTGTCAATTAAACATGCCTGGGTAATAGGACATTCATTGGGAGGAAGTGTCGCCTTGTGGGCAGCCGAACTTTATCCTGAAGTAGTTAAGGGGGTAGTTTGTCTTAATGCGGGTGGCGGTATTTATCTTAAGGAAGAATTTGAGCGTTTCCGCAATGCAGGTCAACAGCTAGTTAAATTTCGCCCACGCTGGCTGTCTTATGTTCCTTTTCTTAACTTAATATTTTCTCGGATGATGGTGGCACGTCCTCTCCCGCTGGAATGGGGTCGTCAAAGAGTGCTGGATTTTATTCAGGCTGATGAACAAGCTGCGATGGGGGCATTACTCGAATCTACTACCGAGACTGAAGTACATTTATTACCTCAGTTAGTTTCTCGTTTACAACAACCAGTTTATTTTATTGCTGGCGATCGCGATCGCGTGATGGAAATTAAGTATGTCAAGCATCTTGCCAGTTTTCACAGTTTATTTGCTTCGGAGGATAGCAATGTCTTTCAAATTGATAATTGCGGTCACTTGGGTATGATTGAAGCACCTGATGAAGTGGCATCTATTGTCCAGGGAATTTTAAGTAAATATCAAAATTGA
- a CDS encoding thioredoxin family protein — MTKAVVKFSSEDCGTCHKMSFYDAKVAQELELEFIDVKMQDTATYRKYRQILMAQYPDKKDMGWPTYIVCESPDDDFKIMGEVKGGHPKGEFRKRLQTILEG; from the coding sequence ATGACCAAAGCCGTAGTTAAATTTTCTTCAGAAGACTGTGGAACGTGCCACAAGATGTCTTTTTATGATGCTAAGGTGGCACAAGAACTAGAGCTAGAATTTATTGATGTCAAGATGCAGGATACTGCTACCTATCGTAAGTATCGTCAAATTTTGATGGCGCAATATCCTGATAAGAAAGACATGGGATGGCCAACCTATATTGTCTGCGAATCTCCTGATGATGACTTTAAAATTATGGGAGAAGTTAAAGGAGGACATCCTAAAGGTGAGTTTCGTAAACGCTTACAGACAATACTGGAAGGATAA
- a CDS encoding FAD-dependent oxidoreductase — protein MTNSSDRSLAITSCIIVGGGITGLIAATILHRREINVTVLDKGKGIGGRLATRRISNENSTEGVFDYGTQYFSAKNPQFQVWVNDWLKHGVIKEWCQGFGEIDGKPRYCGVNGTRGIAEYLAQGLNVHTNTKVVEIGYDGVWLVKTEDEQQYQAEMLLLTPPIPQTLDLLDASLMVLPLDVRFALENIAYHRCITVLALLEKPSKIPAPGGIALEDNYLTWLADNHQKGISPNGYAVTLHANPSFSDDYWDSDDAEIAYKLLSAAADYLDSPVIKYQVHRWRYSLPKTFHPEPYLALSEIPLLMAGDGFVSPNIEGAVLSGIAVGELIGKRFKG, from the coding sequence ATGACTAATAGTAGCGATCGCTCTTTAGCAATAACCTCCTGTATTATCGTCGGTGGAGGAATCACGGGATTAATTGCCGCCACGATTTTGCATCGCAGAGAAATTAATGTCACCGTACTAGATAAAGGCAAAGGTATTGGTGGGCGTCTAGCAACTCGGCGTATAAGTAACGAAAATTCTACGGAAGGCGTGTTTGATTATGGCACTCAGTATTTCAGCGCGAAAAACCCCCAATTTCAGGTTTGGGTCAATGATTGGTTAAAGCATGGCGTAATTAAAGAGTGGTGTCAGGGTTTTGGCGAGATAGACGGTAAGCCAAGATATTGTGGCGTTAATGGCACTCGCGGTATTGCTGAATATCTAGCTCAAGGTTTAAATGTTCATACCAATACGAAAGTAGTTGAAATTGGCTATGATGGCGTCTGGTTAGTCAAAACAGAGGATGAACAACAATATCAAGCAGAGATGTTGCTGCTGACTCCTCCCATACCTCAAACTCTAGATTTACTAGATGCTTCTTTAATGGTTTTACCATTAGATGTGAGATTCGCTTTAGAAAATATTGCTTACCATCGCTGTATTACTGTGTTGGCTTTGCTCGAAAAACCCAGTAAGATTCCTGCACCTGGAGGAATAGCGTTAGAAGACAACTATTTAACTTGGTTGGCTGATAATCACCAAAAGGGCATTTCTCCTAATGGTTATGCCGTAACCCTGCACGCTAATCCTAGTTTTAGCGATGATTATTGGGATAGTGATGATGCAGAAATTGCTTATAAGTTACTGTCCGCAGCAGCCGATTATTTAGATTCTCCCGTAATTAAATATCAGGTACATCGCTGGCGTTATAGTCTGCCTAAAACTTTTCATCCTGAACCTTATTTGGCTTTGTCGGAAATTCCTTTGTTAATGGCAGGAGATGGTTTTGTCTCACCTAACATTGAGGGGGCAGTATTGTCGGGAATTGCTGTCGGGGAATTAATTGGTAAGCGGTTTAAAGGGTAG
- a CDS encoding VanZ family protein produces MNILLTSIKKYWIFSSLFILTLITILSLRPLPTLPPVPGTDKTHHLIAYAILMLPTALRQPKYWLAIALFFIACSGAIELLQPYVNRYCEFKDLLANIAGLVCGFIIAKILKRLFSLDTQQS; encoded by the coding sequence ATGAACATATTGCTCACTTCGATTAAAAAGTATTGGATATTCTCCAGTTTGTTTATCTTGACCTTAATTACTATTCTTTCACTTCGGCCCTTACCGACATTACCTCCTGTACCTGGGACAGATAAGACTCATCATTTGATCGCCTATGCTATCTTGATGCTGCCTACTGCTCTAAGACAACCGAAATATTGGCTCGCAATTGCTCTTTTCTTTATTGCCTGTAGTGGCGCGATCGAATTACTTCAACCCTACGTCAATCGATACTGTGAATTTAAAGATTTGTTGGCGAATATTGCTGGTTTAGTCTGTGGATTTATTATTGCTAAAATTTTAAAACGATTATTTTCCCTTGATACTCAGCAGTCTTAA
- a CDS encoding NblA/ycf18 family protein: protein MNQSTSLSIEQEFHLKSFAAQVQRMSQAQAQEFLIELHRQMIIKEKIYQHLIQQEWNLNSNKSLNEDETEFFPA from the coding sequence ATGAATCAATCAACTAGCTTATCTATAGAACAAGAATTTCACCTCAAAAGCTTTGCTGCTCAAGTGCAGCGTATGTCTCAAGCACAAGCTCAGGAATTTTTAATTGAGCTTCATCGGCAAATGATCATTAAGGAAAAAATATATCAACATCTGATCCAGCAAGAATGGAACCTAAATTCAAACAAGTCTTTAAATGAAGATGAAACAGAATTTTTCCCTGCTTGA
- a CDS encoding four helix bundle protein, translating to MNNNTYIQDRTRAFGVRVIKAYCELNKRHFDDAAKVLSKQFLRSGTSIGANCAEARFAQSTADYLSKYYIALKEASETFGAAKSPAKLSECSSIHWIKIMIESDVISKQKFDLLLQELNEIISILVATTQKIKTKSKS from the coding sequence ATGAATAATAATACCTATATACAAGACAGAACTAGAGCTTTTGGAGTTCGAGTAATTAAAGCTTATTGTGAGTTAAATAAAAGGCATTTTGATGACGCAGCAAAAGTTTTGTCAAAACAATTTCTTAGAAGCGGTACGAGCATTGGTGCGAACTGCGCAGAGGCTAGATTCGCTCAGTCAACAGCCGATTATCTTTCAAAATACTATATCGCCTTAAAAGAAGCCAGTGAAACATTTGGCGCAGCCAAATCGCCAGCGAAGCTGTCGGAATGCTCCAGCATTCACTGGATTAAGATAATGATTGAATCAGATGTTATTTCAAAGCAAAAATTCGACTTGCTTCTTCAAGAATTAAACGAAATAATTAGTATTTTGGTAGCCACCACACAAAAGATCAAAACCAAATCTAAATCTTAA
- a CDS encoding rhodanese-like domain-containing protein: MTIFSQLIPIPEPIQNKSSVNTLKKCLDWGKPALTIIDVRSRVLFNSTHITGSIPMPIDEPAYLTLSNLELNRDIYVYAETDAQTALAATKLRQAGYQKVSELLGGLPAWKKAKYPIDCG, from the coding sequence ATGACTATATTTTCTCAACTCATTCCCATTCCCGAACCAATTCAGAATAAGTCTAGTGTTAATACTCTAAAAAAATGCCTTGATTGGGGTAAACCTGCCCTAACTATCATTGATGTTAGGTCTAGAGTACTGTTCAATAGTACTCATATAACGGGTTCTATTCCTATGCCAATAGATGAACCTGCCTATCTCACTCTTTCTAATCTCGAATTGAACCGAGATATCTATGTTTATGCAGAAACAGACGCGCAAACTGCTTTAGCGGCAACCAAACTACGTCAGGCTGGTTATCAAAAAGTTTCTGAACTACTTGGTGGTTTACCTGCTTGGAAAAAGGCTAAATATCCGATTGATTGCGGTTAA
- a CDS encoding GNAT family N-acetyltransferase, giving the protein MVFWKKLFNSSDAVNTAESTGLKEDLFDLENNNSSQPQIIFSTDKDIDFYELEELCDRVGWARRPLRKVKKAIEHSFLVVSMWEVTGKKRRLIGFARATSDHAFNATIWDVVVDPKFQSQGLGKAMMKYAIAQLRSADISNITLFADPQVVKFYQRLGFILDPEGIKGMFWYPD; this is encoded by the coding sequence ATGGTCTTTTGGAAAAAACTATTTAACAGTTCAGACGCAGTTAACACTGCTGAAAGTACTGGACTCAAAGAAGATTTATTTGACTTAGAAAACAATAATAGTTCTCAACCTCAAATTATTTTTAGTACAGATAAAGATATCGACTTTTATGAACTAGAAGAACTTTGCGATCGCGTTGGTTGGGCGCGTCGTCCTTTACGCAAGGTAAAAAAAGCGATTGAACATAGTTTTTTAGTGGTTTCAATGTGGGAAGTTACTGGCAAAAAACGCCGTTTAATTGGATTTGCTAGGGCTACTTCCGATCATGCTTTTAACGCGACGATTTGGGATGTGGTTGTTGACCCTAAGTTTCAAAGTCAAGGCTTGGGTAAAGCAATGATGAAATACGCGATCGCTCAGCTTCGTAGTGCAGACATTAGCAACATTACTCTGTTTGCCGATCCCCAAGTAGTCAAGTTTTATCAGAGACTGGGCTTTATCTTAGACCCTGAAGGAATCAAAGGCATGTTTTGGTATCCAGACTAG
- a CDS encoding cytochrome P450, producing the protein MKLIPRLKQSSLKQRLQWIAQPDKYMDSAAEQAPDIFLADIAGGDGYVFVNHPEAMRQIVTSDRSKYFASSKDNALLQPLVGDNSLLMIEGDRHKQRRKLLLPPFHGERMQAYGELICNLTRKIIDRLEPNQTFVARHVTQEISLQIILEAVYGLQDSDKPNGMASLRSSEFKQRITRLANIFESPLTSAFLFFPWVQKDLGAWSPWGNLMRQQKAIDEAIYQKIATRRTEDCSQRQDILSLMMSARDESGEAMKDYELRDELMTLMLAGHETTATAIAWGLYWLHRYPEIKAKLQAEIASLGANPDPMAIAKLPYLTAVCQETLRIYPVAMLTFPRTVLEPTELMGYKLEIGQVLMGCIYLMHHREDVYPEHHQFKPERFLEREFDSYEFFPFGGGKRRCIGEALAMLELKLVLATIVTEYNLELNSGRPEIPARRGVTLAPKKGVPMVFQGKR; encoded by the coding sequence ATGAAATTAATCCCCAGGCTCAAACAATCGTCTTTAAAGCAGAGACTACAGTGGATCGCTCAACCCGATAAATATATGGATTCGGCAGCTGAGCAAGCTCCTGATATATTTCTGGCGGATATTGCGGGGGGAGATGGGTATGTCTTTGTTAATCATCCTGAAGCAATGCGACAGATTGTTACTAGCGATCGCTCTAAATATTTTGCGTCTAGCAAGGATAACGCTCTGTTACAGCCTTTGGTAGGAGATAATTCTCTCTTAATGATTGAAGGCGATCGCCATAAGCAACGGCGTAAACTATTATTACCTCCCTTTCATGGGGAAAGAATGCAGGCTTATGGTGAGTTAATCTGTAATTTGACTCGCAAGATTATCGATCGATTAGAACCAAATCAAACTTTTGTTGCTAGACACGTAACTCAAGAAATATCCTTACAAATAATTCTCGAAGCTGTTTATGGTTTGCAGGATAGCGATAAGCCTAACGGCATGGCTTCGCTACGCTCTTCAGAATTCAAGCAACGCATTACTAGGCTGGCTAATATTTTTGAATCCCCCCTCACCTCCGCCTTTTTATTTTTTCCTTGGGTACAGAAAGACTTAGGTGCTTGGAGTCCCTGGGGTAATCTTATGCGTCAGCAAAAAGCGATTGATGAAGCGATTTATCAGAAAATTGCCACTAGAAGAACGGAAGATTGTAGTCAACGTCAGGATATTCTTTCGCTGATGATGTCGGCGCGGGATGAGTCGGGGGAAGCGATGAAAGATTATGAACTGCGGGATGAATTAATGACCCTGATGCTGGCAGGACATGAGACCACCGCTACGGCGATCGCTTGGGGATTATACTGGTTACATCGTTATCCTGAGATTAAAGCGAAGTTACAGGCAGAAATAGCTAGTTTGGGAGCAAATCCTGACCCAATGGCGATCGCTAAATTACCCTATCTCACTGCCGTTTGCCAAGAAACCCTAAGAATATATCCTGTGGCAATGTTGACCTTTCCCAGAACTGTCTTAGAACCTACAGAACTGATGGGATACAAGCTGGAAATAGGACAGGTATTGATGGGTTGTATTTATCTGATGCACCATAGAGAAGATGTTTATCCCGAACACCATCAGTTTAAGCCAGAACGCTTTTTAGAGCGAGAATTTGACTCTTATGAGTTTTTCCCCTTTGGTGGTGGTAAACGTCGCTGTATCGGCGAAGCTCTAGCCATGTTGGAATTGAAGCTGGTATTGGCAACAATTGTGACTGAATATAATTTGGAATTAAATAGCGGTCGCCCTGAAATTCCTGCCAGACGAGGTGTTACCCTTGCACCAAAAAAGGGAGTACCTATGGTTTTCCAAGGTAAGAGGTAA
- a CDS encoding GTP-binding protein produces MTTVEQASASSEMDVAKKGLPVTIITGFLGSGKTTLLNHILTNQEGIKTAVLVNEFGEIGIDNELIVSTDENMVELNNGCICCTINEDLVNAVYKIMERGEKIDYLVVETTGLADPLPVALTFLGTELRDMTRLDSIITMVDCANFSLDLFNSEAALSQIQYGDVIVLNKTDLVDEADVDALEVRVRDLKKDARILRTQKSQVSLPLILSVGLFESDKYYEQTESTEHQHEHHDHDEHKHEHEHHNHDHHGHDHEHHDHSHHLENDGFTSISFQFDKPFNIRKFQYFLDNQLSDSIFRAKGILWFDESPQRHIFHLSGKRFTLEDEEWRGEKKNQLVLIGQNLDEATIREQIENCVCLPTSDRAKGFGK; encoded by the coding sequence ATGACAACTGTTGAACAAGCATCAGCATCCTCAGAAATGGATGTTGCTAAAAAAGGTCTACCCGTAACTATCATCACAGGTTTTCTTGGTAGCGGTAAAACTACTCTACTCAACCACATTTTGACTAACCAAGAAGGAATTAAAACCGCAGTTTTGGTTAATGAGTTTGGGGAAATAGGTATTGATAATGAGTTAATTGTTTCTACCGACGAGAACATGGTGGAATTGAATAACGGCTGTATCTGCTGCACCATCAATGAGGATTTGGTCAATGCAGTCTATAAAATTATGGAACGAGGCGAAAAAATTGATTATTTGGTGGTAGAAACCACTGGATTAGCCGATCCCCTGCCTGTAGCCTTGACCTTTTTGGGTACAGAATTGCGCGACATGACTCGTCTTGATTCAATTATCACAATGGTAGACTGCGCTAACTTTAGTCTAGATTTGTTTAATAGTGAAGCAGCTTTAAGCCAGATCCAATACGGTGATGTGATTGTGTTAAACAAAACCGATTTGGTAGACGAAGCTGATGTTGATGCACTAGAAGTTCGAGTCAGAGATCTCAAGAAAGATGCCCGTATTCTAAGGACACAAAAGTCACAGGTATCTCTACCTTTGATTTTAAGTGTTGGTTTATTTGAGTCTGATAAATATTATGAGCAGACAGAATCTACCGAACATCAGCACGAACATCATGACCACGACGAGCATAAACATGAGCATGAACACCACAATCATGACCATCATGGACACGATCACGAACATCACGATCATTCCCACCATTTAGAAAACGATGGTTTCACCTCAATTTCTTTTCAGTTTGACAAACCGTTTAACATTCGTAAATTTCAGTACTTTTTAGACAATCAGCTTTCAGACAGTATCTTCCGCGCCAAAGGAATTTTATGGTTTGATGAAAGTCCTCAACGTCATATATTCCATTTAAGTGGTAAACGCTTTACCCTAGAAGACGAAGAGTGGCGCGGTGAAAAGAAAAATCAACTGGTTCTAATTGGTCAAAACCTCGATGAAGCAACTATTAGAGAACAAATCGAAAATTGTGTATGTTTACCAACTAGCGATCGCGCTAAAGGCTTTGGCAAGTAA
- a CDS encoding SDR family oxidoreductase — MYLVTGATGSLGRRIVRQLREDGEPVRAFVRLSSHFGELEDRGAEIFIGDLKIERDIIKACEGVKYIISSHGGTDAQAIDYRANIDLIDRAIANNVEHFVFISVLGVDRGYQDSATFKAKREVEKYLINSGLNYTILRPSGFANNLIPLAERFRDTGIYFSIGEQENRSSIISTDDLAKIAIASTKIEAAKNQIFAVGGPDILKREDIPRIFARLFNQEPVVINPPLQLFDGLRFTVGLINPQLNKSLGTLRTLLAHEFFCTRDEIALLESTFNLKLESLESFLRRYVGH; from the coding sequence ATGTATTTAGTTACTGGCGCAACGGGATCATTGGGACGTAGAATTGTCAGACAATTAAGAGAAGATGGAGAGCCAGTTAGAGCTTTTGTGCGTTTATCATCCCATTTTGGCGAATTGGAAGATCGTGGCGCGGAGATTTTTATTGGCGATCTCAAAATTGAACGAGACATTATTAAAGCCTGTGAAGGAGTCAAATACATCATTAGTAGTCATGGTGGTACTGATGCTCAAGCCATCGACTATCGAGCAAATATTGACTTAATCGATAGAGCGATCGCCAATAACGTCGAACATTTTGTCTTTATTTCGGTGTTGGGAGTAGATCGCGGTTATCAAGATTCAGCCACGTTTAAAGCCAAGCGAGAAGTTGAAAAATACTTAATCAATAGCGGTCTAAACTATACAATTTTACGCCCTTCTGGGTTTGCCAATAATTTAATCCCTTTAGCCGAGAGATTTCGTGATACGGGAATTTACTTTTCCATTGGTGAACAGGAAAATCGTTCTTCAATTATTAGTACAGATGACCTAGCTAAAATAGCGATCGCCTCTACTAAAATTGAGGCAGCTAAAAATCAGATCTTTGCTGTGGGTGGGCCAGATATTTTGAAGCGAGAAGATATTCCCCGTATTTTCGCTCGTTTATTTAACCAAGAGCCAGTTGTAATCAATCCTCCGCTGCAACTTTTTGATGGTTTACGGTTTACTGTTGGTTTGATTAATCCTCAGTTAAACAAATCCTTGGGAACTTTACGCACCCTATTAGCTCATGAATTTTTCTGCACTAGAGATGAAATTGCTCTTCTAGAATCTACCTTTAATCTCAAACTAGAATCATTAGAAAGTTTCTTACGGCGTTATGTAGGGCATTAA
- the murG gene encoding undecaprenyldiphospho-muramoylpentapeptide beta-N-acetylglucosaminyltransferase: MGSPTRLLIAASGTGGHLFPAIALAQQLPDYKIEWLGTANRLETSLVPKDYPLNTISVEGFQQKLSLNTLKIMAGFLTSIWQTQKLIKEHQIDVVFTTGGYIAAPAILAARLQKKPAIIHESNYIPGKVTKFLSRWCDAVALGFAGTAQYLPQAKTVYVSTPVRSQFFTPQPLDLDLPDDAVVILVAGGSQGAIAVNQLIRKAAPAWFELGAYVVHLTGKNDPEADSLQHPQYISLPFVDNMAGLLQRANLAISRAGAGTITELAFTGTPAVLIPYPFAAEDHQTYNAQEYKDAGAGVVYQQAELTVETLREQVSQWLRSPELIQDMAVKAKALAVDDSAERLAKLVSGLITDY; this comes from the coding sequence GTGGGATCGCCAACTCGTCTATTGATAGCAGCTAGTGGTACAGGGGGACATTTATTTCCAGCGATCGCTTTAGCCCAACAGCTACCAGATTATAAAATAGAGTGGTTGGGTACGGCAAATCGTTTAGAAACCAGTCTTGTCCCCAAAGACTATCCTCTCAATACCATCTCTGTCGAAGGATTTCAGCAGAAGTTGAGCTTAAACACTCTCAAGATTATGGCGGGCTTTTTAACGTCGATCTGGCAGACTCAAAAATTAATCAAAGAACATCAAATTGATGTAGTGTTCACCACAGGGGGTTATATCGCTGCCCCAGCAATCTTAGCTGCCCGTTTACAAAAGAAACCTGCCATCATTCATGAGTCGAACTATATTCCTGGTAAAGTGACTAAGTTTCTCAGTCGTTGGTGTGATGCTGTGGCATTGGGTTTTGCGGGAACAGCCCAATATTTACCTCAAGCCAAGACAGTTTATGTTAGTACACCAGTGCGATCGCAATTTTTCACCCCCCAGCCTTTAGATCTCGATCTTCCCGATGATGCCGTGGTAATTTTAGTTGCAGGTGGCTCACAGGGAGCGATCGCAGTTAATCAACTGATCCGTAAGGCTGCCCCTGCTTGGTTCGAGCTTGGTGCTTATGTGGTACATCTGACAGGGAAAAACGATCCCGAAGCCGATAGTTTACAACATCCGCAATATATCTCTTTGCCTTTTGTCGATAACATGGCGGGATTATTACAACGGGCAAATTTAGCCATTAGTCGAGCGGGTGCTGGCACAATTACCGAACTAGCTTTTACTGGCACTCCTGCGGTACTAATTCCCTATCCCTTTGCCGCCGAAGATCACCAAACCTATAATGCTCAAGAATACAAAGATGCGGGGGCAGGAGTCGTTTATCAACAAGCAGAATTAACGGTGGAGACATTACGAGAACAGGTTTCTCAGTGGTTGCGATCGCCTGAATTAATACAAGACATGGCAGTTAAAGCTAAGGCGTTAGCCGTTGACGATAGTGCCGAAAGATTAGCTAAGTTAGTAAGTGGTTTGATTACTGATTACTAA